The following proteins come from a genomic window of Maribacter sp. HTCC2170:
- a CDS encoding MGMT family protein produces MKEENKNFFQKVYEVAKLIPYGRVTSYGAIAKYLGAARSARMVGWAMNGAGNLPDVPAHRVVNKIGLLTGKHHFDGTNLMQQLLESEGIEVVENQIIDFDKHFWDPWKELQ; encoded by the coding sequence ATGAAAGAGGAGAACAAAAATTTTTTTCAAAAAGTTTATGAGGTTGCAAAACTCATCCCGTATGGGAGGGTCACTTCCTATGGTGCAATTGCCAAATATTTAGGAGCGGCAAGAAGCGCAAGAATGGTTGGCTGGGCCATGAACGGGGCTGGAAATTTACCCGATGTTCCAGCGCATCGTGTGGTAAACAAAATAGGTTTACTGACCGGGAAACATCATTTTGATGGAACAAACCTTATGCAACAACTATTGGAAAGTGAAGGAATTGAGGTTGTCGAAAATCAAATCATCGATTTTGACAAACATTTCTGGGACCCATGGAAGGAGTTACAATAA
- a CDS encoding LysE family translocator encodes MEHPLILFFATFSAAFMATVPPGLLNMNAAKTSVEKGKLNGIIFSLGVSTMIMLQAVIAVYISKYLNNNPEIVEVLLKIAVLVFASLAVYFFLAARNNRKKVVKTVNISKRNSFYKGLFLAALNLLTIPYYSGLNIMWNASGWIKFEAWDIVIFVLAAGCGTFSVLYMYTIYFNKLEHRTDRFSKNSNYILSVLMLVLLGITLYRIFN; translated from the coding sequence ATGGAACACCCGCTCATTCTTTTTTTCGCCACCTTTTCGGCAGCCTTTATGGCCACTGTTCCGCCAGGGCTTTTAAATATGAATGCCGCAAAGACGAGCGTTGAAAAAGGAAAATTAAATGGTATAATCTTCAGTTTGGGGGTGTCTACCATGATTATGCTTCAAGCGGTGATCGCTGTTTATATATCCAAGTATTTAAATAATAATCCTGAGATTGTTGAGGTCTTATTGAAGATTGCAGTATTGGTGTTTGCCTCTTTAGCGGTTTATTTCTTTTTAGCAGCGAGAAACAATCGTAAAAAAGTGGTGAAAACCGTGAACATTAGCAAAAGAAATAGTTTTTACAAGGGATTGTTTCTGGCCGCCCTAAATCTACTAACCATCCCTTATTATAGTGGTCTTAACATTATGTGGAATGCTTCTGGGTGGATTAAATTTGAAGCATGGGATATTGTAATATTCGTGCTCGCAGCAGGTTGCGGCACTTTTTCTGTTCTCTATATGTACACCATTTACTTTAATAAGTTGGAACATAGAACCGATAGATTTTCCAAAAACTCCAACTATATATTAAGCGTTTTAATGCTGGTTCTTTTAGGAATAACCCTTTATAGGATTTTCAATTGA
- a CDS encoding T9SS type A sorting domain-containing protein, translating to MKKIYFALLMVFSFALSAQEPVDFNNPRKEEISGFKLYPNPAFDDVVYITTEKNARKVVTVYDVFGEIVLTDRILNRSLNISRLVPGVYVLQVTEDSKTITRKLVVK from the coding sequence ATGAAAAAAATCTACTTTGCCCTACTTATGGTGTTTTCTTTTGCCCTTTCTGCGCAAGAACCAGTGGATTTTAATAATCCTCGAAAAGAAGAAATTTCCGGATTCAAACTCTATCCAAATCCAGCATTCGATGATGTGGTTTATATTACCACTGAAAAAAATGCCCGTAAAGTGGTAACTGTCTATGACGTTTTTGGAGAAATAGTACTTACCGATCGCATCTTGAACAGATCTTTAAATATATCAAGGCTAGTCCCAGGGGTATATGTATTGCAAGTAACAGAAGATAGTAAGACCATTACCCGCAAATTGGTGGTAAAATAA
- a CDS encoding sensor histidine kinase: MAIRLKKSYRFAFRSAILITLISSLILLSLLWVFDTINWPLIGIFTLTVFLLSFVVLQIRIENFIYRRIKKIYDDVALLESKNLTSGPVTTDMKTLTEEIEKFAHDKKIEIDTLKIREEYRKDFLGNVSHELKTPLFTVQGYILTLLDGAMDDKNIRKKYLQRANKGVERLIYIVRDLDMITKLEVGDLNLELVEFDIIELIQNVFDLLEMKANKKKITLTFDMDYADSVPVYADREKIQQVLTNLLVNSIKYGQENGTTEISVENLIKNKVIVRVTDNGEGISEQHIPRLFERFYRVDKSGSRNEGGSGLGLAIVKHIIEAHDEKIYVESAEGVGSEFSFTLEKTNVHNDEQFSLTR, encoded by the coding sequence GTGGCCATTCGATTAAAAAAATCATATAGGTTCGCCTTTAGGTCAGCGATATTGATTACGTTGATCTCCTCATTGATTCTTTTATCTTTATTATGGGTTTTTGATACGATTAATTGGCCATTAATCGGCATATTCACACTTACGGTTTTCTTACTTTCCTTTGTTGTACTTCAAATAAGAATCGAGAATTTTATTTATCGAAGGATAAAAAAAATATATGATGACGTTGCATTGCTGGAGTCAAAAAACCTTACTTCGGGACCGGTGACAACAGACATGAAAACACTTACAGAGGAAATTGAAAAATTTGCCCATGATAAAAAAATTGAGATTGATACTTTAAAAATCCGTGAGGAGTATAGGAAAGATTTTCTTGGAAATGTTTCTCATGAGCTCAAAACACCACTTTTTACTGTGCAAGGTTATATCTTGACTTTATTGGATGGCGCCATGGACGACAAGAACATTCGCAAAAAATATTTGCAGCGAGCCAATAAAGGTGTTGAGCGACTAATTTATATTGTTCGTGACCTCGATATGATAACAAAACTTGAGGTAGGTGATTTGAATTTGGAGTTAGTTGAATTTGATATTATTGAGTTGATTCAAAATGTTTTTGACCTCTTGGAAATGAAGGCCAATAAAAAGAAAATCACACTCACTTTTGATATGGATTATGCAGATTCTGTCCCTGTATATGCAGATCGAGAAAAAATTCAGCAGGTACTTACCAATTTACTGGTGAATTCCATTAAATATGGGCAGGAAAATGGTACTACAGAGATCAGTGTGGAGAATTTAATCAAGAACAAGGTTATTGTGCGCGTAACAGATAACGGTGAGGGTATATCAGAACAGCATATTCCACGTCTTTTTGAACGTTTTTATAGGGTTGACAAAAGTGGTAGCCGAAACGAGGGTGGTTCAGGTTTGGGTTTAGCGATTGTAAAACATATCATTGAGGCCCATGATGAAAAGATCTATGTTGAAAGTGCCGAAGGTGTTGGATCGGAGTTTTCTTTCACACTTGAAAAAACAAATGTTCATAACGATGAGCAGTTTAGCCTTACCAGATAA
- a CDS encoding response regulator transcription factor encodes MKKKDIKILLVDDEPDILEIVSYNLSSEGYQVFTANNGVEGVAKAKKKQPHLIILDVMMPEMDGIEACEIIRKTVGLEDTIITFLTARGEDYSQVAGFEAGADDYITKPIKPKVLVSKVKALLRRFRKDSNSNDDIVSVGNIVINREEYKIINDGTEIILPRKEFELLSLLTSKPNKVFKREVILDKVWGNEVVVGGRTIDVHIRKLREKIGDDHFKTVKGVGYKFVL; translated from the coding sequence ATGAAAAAGAAGGATATAAAAATACTTTTGGTTGATGATGAACCAGATATTTTGGAAATCGTTAGCTATAACCTCTCTTCGGAAGGTTACCAAGTATTTACAGCTAATAATGGTGTTGAAGGTGTAGCAAAGGCAAAGAAAAAACAGCCTCATTTAATTATTCTGGACGTTATGATGCCAGAGATGGATGGCATTGAGGCCTGTGAAATAATTCGAAAGACCGTGGGGCTAGAGGATACTATTATTACTTTTTTGACAGCGCGCGGTGAAGATTATTCGCAAGTTGCTGGTTTTGAGGCAGGAGCAGATGATTATATTACAAAGCCAATAAAACCTAAGGTTCTTGTTAGTAAGGTTAAAGCCTTATTACGGCGATTTAGAAAAGATTCAAATTCCAATGATGATATTGTTAGTGTAGGTAATATCGTAATCAATCGAGAGGAGTATAAAATCATTAATGATGGTACAGAAATTATACTTCCTAGAAAAGAGTTTGAACTTTTGTCTCTACTTACGTCAAAACCAAATAAGGTTTTTAAAAGAGAGGTCATTCTAGACAAGGTTTGGGGTAACGAGGTCGTTGTTGGCGGTAGAACAATAGATGTTCATATTAGAAAATTGCGCGAAAAAATTGGTGATGACCATTTTAAGACGGTCAAAGGTGTAGGCTATAAATTTGTTTTATAG
- a CDS encoding TolC family protein gives MNNKIKTTLLIFAMSCSGLIAQDTWSLDECVSYALEHNLNLKDFEYNEVSNKENYRQSIRNLLPSVSGFAGYNKSFGRSEDPNTGGYVNTDFFSNNYSLNSTIDLFRGFQKINTIKVSKFLHKAAKEDVEQQKYLLAFRVMSAYYEIKFFEGLLANSKEQKEISQTNYNLVNRQVELGLKAGADLNEAESLLLSDILTVTQNDNNLQASRISLIQEMNLEGVSTIELRPVLDSIDYTEVASKSLDQDSIFNNAIDFIPVIKAQELRTKAAKKNVAVARGNLYPSLSFAAGYGTGYFETNTDDMNNIIPFRTQIKDNTSRYIGFSLNVPISDKWSNRSRVKQQKIALLREKNNLQIQEQELYKTIQQLVQERNSLEVETTQSNMKVQSQQLAFTIAQKRYEKGLISALELVQAKTLFATAQNENLQVRLSAEVNKSTLDFYQGLPVFNINN, from the coding sequence ATGAATAATAAAATAAAAACAACTTTACTAATATTTGCCATGAGCTGTTCTGGACTTATTGCTCAGGACACTTGGTCTTTGGATGAATGTGTGTCCTATGCCCTTGAACACAATTTAAATCTGAAGGATTTTGAATATAATGAGGTATCCAACAAAGAAAACTATCGTCAGTCAATTCGCAATTTATTGCCAAGTGTAAGCGGTTTTGCAGGATATAATAAAAGCTTTGGAAGGTCAGAGGACCCAAATACAGGAGGTTATGTGAACACTGATTTCTTCTCGAACAACTATTCATTGAATTCAACAATCGATTTATTTCGAGGTTTTCAAAAAATAAATACTATTAAGGTTTCCAAGTTCTTGCATAAGGCGGCCAAGGAAGATGTTGAACAACAGAAGTATTTATTGGCGTTTAGGGTGATGTCAGCTTATTATGAAATTAAATTTTTTGAGGGATTGCTTGCAAATTCCAAAGAGCAAAAAGAGATTTCTCAAACCAATTATAATCTTGTCAATAGACAAGTTGAACTAGGGCTCAAAGCTGGGGCAGATTTAAATGAAGCCGAATCATTATTGCTTTCTGATATCTTGACTGTAACTCAAAATGATAACAATCTACAAGCCTCGCGTATTAGTCTAATTCAGGAAATGAACCTTGAAGGGGTCTCGACAATAGAATTACGGCCAGTATTGGATAGTATTGACTATACTGAAGTTGCATCAAAAAGTTTGGACCAAGATTCCATTTTTAATAATGCAATAGATTTTATTCCGGTAATAAAGGCTCAAGAATTAAGGACTAAGGCTGCAAAAAAGAACGTTGCAGTTGCAAGAGGAAATCTTTATCCTTCATTGTCCTTCGCGGCAGGATATGGCACCGGTTATTTTGAGACCAATACGGATGATATGAACAATATAATTCCTTTTAGAACACAGATAAAAGACAACACTTCTAGGTATATTGGTTTTTCGCTTAATGTTCCCATAAGTGACAAATGGTCAAACCGCTCAAGGGTTAAACAGCAAAAAATAGCTTTATTAAGAGAAAAGAACAACCTGCAAATTCAGGAACAAGAACTCTATAAGACCATTCAACAGTTGGTGCAGGAGAGGAATTCACTCGAGGTTGAAACGACCCAGAGCAATATGAAAGTACAATCACAGCAATTGGCATTTACAATTGCCCAAAAGCGATACGAAAAAGGATTGATAAGTGCATTGGAGTTGGTCCAGGCCAAAACATTGTTCGCTACCGCTCAAAATGAGAACTTACAAGTGCGTTTAAGTGCAGAAGTTAATAAAAGCACTCTCGATTTTTACCAAGGACTACCAGTATTTAATATAAACAATTAA
- a CDS encoding sigma-54-dependent transcriptional regulator: MIDANILVIDDNKSVLSALEILLQFEFKSVNTISNPNQIPSYPDFTALDIILLDMNFSAGVNTGNEGLYWLREIKKKAPHISVIMMTAYGAVELAVEALKEGASDFILKPWSNERLITTVKTAFNLRKAQNEVKHLRKKESSLKQVINHNKEYIIGNSKTLNSVLTLVRKVAKTSVNVLITGENGTGKELIAREVHNLSLRENEVFIPVDMGSISESLFESELFGHVKGSFTDAKGDRIGKFEAANGGTLFLDEIGNLSLQTQAKLLSAIQNKEIVKVGSNKTIPVDIRLICATNCNLEKMVADGLFREDLLYRINTISIEVPPLRERDGDILVLSDFFLKKFTSKYGKPQLKINQKAEEKLNSYGWPGNIRELLHAIERAVILSEGNILSPDDFILNTNTTISLQKGPNTLGEMEQLMIANALNKNNGNYSAAAEQLGISRQTLYNKIKKENK, translated from the coding sequence ATGATTGATGCAAACATCTTAGTGATAGACGATAACAAAAGCGTGCTTAGCGCTCTGGAAATATTGTTACAGTTTGAATTTAAGAGTGTAAACACCATCTCGAACCCAAATCAGATTCCTTCTTATCCAGATTTTACAGCTTTGGATATCATACTACTGGATATGAATTTCTCTGCTGGAGTAAATACAGGTAATGAAGGGCTTTATTGGCTTCGGGAAATCAAAAAAAAAGCTCCTCATATTTCGGTAATAATGATGACCGCATATGGCGCTGTTGAGTTGGCAGTTGAAGCATTGAAGGAAGGTGCTTCCGATTTTATTTTAAAGCCTTGGAGCAACGAAAGACTAATTACCACGGTCAAAACAGCCTTTAACTTAAGAAAAGCCCAAAATGAAGTTAAACATTTAAGAAAAAAAGAGAGCAGTCTAAAACAGGTGATCAACCATAATAAAGAATATATCATTGGGAATTCCAAGACACTTAATTCAGTTCTCACTCTCGTCAGAAAAGTAGCAAAAACAAGTGTGAACGTATTAATTACTGGGGAAAACGGAACAGGCAAAGAACTCATTGCCCGTGAAGTGCATAATCTATCGCTTAGGGAAAACGAAGTTTTTATTCCTGTTGATATGGGTTCGATTTCTGAAAGCCTGTTTGAAAGTGAACTTTTCGGACATGTAAAAGGGTCATTTACCGATGCCAAAGGAGACCGTATTGGTAAATTTGAAGCGGCCAATGGAGGTACATTATTTTTGGACGAAATAGGAAACTTGTCACTGCAGACACAGGCCAAACTTTTATCGGCAATCCAGAACAAAGAAATTGTAAAGGTTGGCTCAAACAAAACCATACCCGTTGATATTCGTTTGATCTGCGCAACCAATTGTAATTTAGAAAAAATGGTTGCTGACGGACTTTTTCGTGAAGATCTTCTTTACCGTATAAACACCATAAGTATTGAGGTTCCTCCACTCAGGGAACGGGACGGGGATATTTTGGTGCTTTCAGATTTTTTCTTGAAGAAATTTACATCTAAATATGGAAAACCCCAATTGAAAATAAATCAAAAAGCAGAAGAAAAACTAAACTCTTATGGGTGGCCCGGTAACATTAGAGAATTATTACATGCGATTGAGCGTGCTGTTATTCTATCTGAAGGAAATATTTTATCCCCAGACGATTTTATTTTAAATACAAACACAACAATCTCTTTACAAAAAGGACCTAATACATTGGGTGAAATGGAGCAATTGATGATTGCAAACGCTCTTAACAAAAACAATGGTAATTACAGTGCGGCCGCTGAGCAATTAGGTATATCAAGACAAACCTTATACAATAAAATTAAAAAAGAGAACAAGTAA
- a CDS encoding sensor histidine kinase: MVSRNIYFQLILRIVLITATAIAMAFFFFKSEYLATSLFLVLLVLQTIFVIQYINQTNRKIAYFFDAIKNEDFTLRFPEKLSVKSLEELNHSLNMLNSMIQDIHLKKQAQEQYYQEILRQADMGVFTINPKGHILYANPTVQNLLNYYPLNHIKQLTQVDKGLYALFENIEPFENTVFELSNEREKKLLSIKCTSLSIEDSRLLLVIVHDIHKELDEKETDSWVKLIRVLTHEIMNTITPITSISESILKYFRKGDSIIPFTSFEEHEIKNTVKGLEVIKDQGKDLMSFVQSYRKFLSIPEPDKELISAHKLLEKIRLLLKSDADHTNLKIETIVDPIELELFIDEKQITQVLLNLGKNAKQSLANQENGTIRFVAAINKKGGKIIQVFDNGPGISPDLIDEIFVPFFTTKNTGTGIGLSLSKQIMRLHGGSIQVISKEHTLFTLNFS, translated from the coding sequence ATGGTTAGTAGAAATATTTACTTCCAGTTAATTCTGAGGATCGTTTTGATTACCGCTACTGCCATTGCAATGGCTTTCTTCTTTTTTAAATCTGAGTATTTGGCTACTTCTTTATTCTTGGTGTTATTGGTTTTGCAAACCATTTTTGTGATTCAATACATTAACCAAACCAACAGAAAAATAGCTTACTTTTTTGATGCCATTAAAAACGAGGATTTCACTTTACGATTTCCTGAAAAACTGAGTGTTAAATCTTTAGAGGAATTGAATCATAGCTTGAATATGTTGAATAGTATGATTCAAGATATTCATCTTAAAAAGCAGGCCCAGGAACAATATTACCAAGAAATTTTACGGCAAGCAGATATGGGTGTTTTTACCATTAATCCCAAAGGACACATTCTCTATGCCAATCCCACGGTTCAAAACCTTCTCAATTATTACCCACTAAATCACATAAAACAACTAACACAAGTAGATAAGGGACTTTACGCATTATTTGAGAATATAGAACCTTTTGAAAATACCGTTTTTGAGCTTAGTAATGAACGTGAAAAAAAACTATTATCTATTAAATGTACTTCACTAAGCATTGAAGACAGTCGCCTTTTGCTGGTAATAGTTCATGATATTCATAAAGAACTCGATGAAAAGGAAACCGATTCATGGGTAAAATTAATTCGAGTTCTCACCCATGAGATCATGAATACGATTACTCCAATAACATCAATATCAGAATCCATTCTTAAATATTTTAGAAAAGGTGATTCCATAATTCCCTTTACCTCATTTGAAGAACATGAAATAAAGAACACAGTCAAAGGGTTGGAAGTAATTAAAGACCAAGGAAAAGATTTAATGAGTTTTGTTCAATCATATCGTAAATTCTTGAGTATACCGGAACCTGATAAGGAATTGATATCTGCTCACAAGCTGCTCGAGAAAATACGCTTACTATTGAAATCAGATGCCGACCATACCAACCTTAAAATCGAAACAATTGTTGACCCCATAGAATTAGAATTATTCATTGATGAAAAGCAGATTACCCAAGTACTTTTGAATTTGGGCAAAAATGCCAAACAGTCATTGGCAAATCAAGAAAATGGAACGATTAGATTTGTGGCCGCGATCAATAAAAAAGGAGGAAAAATTATCCAAGTTTTCGACAATGGTCCAGGAATATCCCCAGATCTTATTGACGAAATTTTTGTGCCTTTTTTCACGACAAAAAATACCGGTACTGGTATAGGTTTAAGTCTTTCAAAACAAATTATGAGATTACATGGCGGTAGTATTCAGGTAATTTCGAAAGAGCACACCTTATTCACTTTAAATTTTTCTTAA
- the trmB gene encoding tRNA (guanosine(46)-N7)-methyltransferase TrmB → MGSKNKLKRFNENATFKNVVQPARQEIENGTFALKGKWAEHFGNENPIVLELGCGKGEYTVGLARLNPDKNYIGLDIKGARLWRGAKTGIEEELNNVAFLRTQIELVDEIFEENEISEIWITFPDPQIKYKRTKHRMTNEVFLNKYEQILNDSGLVHLKTDSEFMHGYTLGLLHGSEREVIYANHDVYKNEGSPKEVLSIQTFYEKQYLDKGKPITYIKFRLN, encoded by the coding sequence GTGGGAAGTAAAAACAAATTAAAAAGATTTAATGAGAATGCCACCTTCAAAAATGTGGTGCAACCTGCAAGACAGGAAATCGAGAATGGTACTTTTGCCTTAAAAGGTAAATGGGCAGAGCATTTTGGAAATGAAAACCCCATCGTTCTTGAATTAGGTTGTGGTAAAGGGGAATATACAGTTGGTCTAGCGCGATTAAATCCTGATAAAAACTACATAGGTTTAGACATAAAAGGAGCTCGGTTATGGCGTGGGGCCAAAACGGGTATAGAAGAAGAACTGAATAATGTGGCTTTTTTAAGAACACAAATTGAGTTAGTGGACGAAATATTTGAAGAAAATGAAATATCTGAAATCTGGATAACATTTCCCGATCCCCAAATAAAATATAAGCGGACAAAGCATCGAATGACCAATGAGGTATTTCTAAATAAATATGAGCAGATTCTAAATGATAGCGGTTTGGTTCATTTGAAAACCGACAGTGAGTTTATGCACGGTTATACGTTAGGGTTACTGCATGGTTCAGAAAGGGAGGTTATATATGCCAATCATGATGTATATAAAAATGAAGGTAGTCCAAAAGAAGTACTTTCAATTCAAACTTTCTATGAAAAACAGTATCTTGATAAAGGAAAACCAATTACCTATATAAAGTTTAGACTGAACTAA
- the tyrS gene encoding tyrosine--tRNA ligase, which yields MRTNFVEELKWRGMLHDAMPGTEEHLMTGMQSAYVGIDPTADSLHIGHLVGVMMLRHFQLAGHKPYALLGGATGMIGDPSGKSEERNLLDEATLRLNQEALRAQLSRFLDFDSEDENAAILVNNYDWMKDFSFLDFIRDIGKHITVNYMMAKDSVKKRLSAESKDGMSFTEFTYQLVQGYDFLHLYQNNNCTLQMGGSDQWGNITTGTELIRRIGGGKGYALTCPLITKADGTKFGKTEGGNVWLDAHRTSPYKFYQYWLNTSDTDAEKYIKIFTFLTKEEIDGLISEHQESPHLRVLQKRLADEITVMVHSQEDLDNAKKASNILFGRSTSEDLKTLDEKTFLDVFDGVPQANISKSELESGLDMIGALAAKTGFLSSNGEARRELKQNSISVNKEKVKDDYMITSTDLINDRFVLLQKGRRNYFVLVVE from the coding sequence ATGCGCACAAATTTCGTCGAAGAGTTAAAGTGGAGGGGAATGTTACATGATGCCATGCCAGGCACAGAAGAACACCTAATGACAGGAATGCAATCGGCTTATGTTGGTATTGATCCAACAGCAGACTCATTGCATATTGGGCACTTGGTGGGTGTAATGATGTTGCGTCATTTTCAATTGGCAGGGCACAAACCATACGCTTTGTTGGGTGGAGCCACAGGTATGATTGGTGATCCCTCTGGCAAATCTGAAGAACGAAATTTATTGGATGAAGCTACACTTCGTTTAAATCAAGAAGCCCTGCGGGCACAGTTAAGTCGGTTTTTAGATTTTGATAGTGAAGATGAAAATGCCGCTATTTTAGTCAATAACTATGACTGGATGAAAGATTTTTCGTTTTTGGATTTTATTAGGGATATCGGAAAGCATATAACCGTGAATTATATGATGGCGAAAGACTCTGTGAAAAAGAGGTTGTCAGCTGAGTCTAAAGATGGAATGTCATTTACCGAGTTTACCTATCAATTAGTTCAGGGATACGATTTTCTCCATTTATACCAAAACAATAATTGTACCCTGCAAATGGGAGGTAGTGATCAGTGGGGAAATATTACCACAGGTACAGAACTTATTCGTAGAATTGGTGGGGGTAAAGGTTATGCCTTAACATGTCCTCTGATCACCAAAGCGGATGGCACTAAGTTTGGAAAAACCGAGGGTGGTAATGTTTGGTTGGATGCTCATAGAACTTCTCCTTATAAATTTTATCAATATTGGCTGAACACCTCTGATACAGATGCAGAGAAGTATATAAAAATATTCACATTTCTTACCAAGGAAGAGATTGATGGTTTAATTTCAGAACATCAAGAATCGCCACACTTAAGGGTCTTGCAAAAAAGATTAGCTGATGAAATTACGGTCATGGTTCATTCTCAAGAAGATTTGGACAATGCAAAAAAAGCAAGTAACATATTGTTCGGAAGATCGACCTCTGAAGATTTAAAAACGCTGGATGAAAAAACATTTTTAGATGTTTTTGATGGTGTTCCCCAAGCTAATATTTCGAAATCTGAATTGGAGAGTGGTTTGGATATGATAGGTGCGTTGGCTGCAAAAACTGGGTTTTTAAGCTCTAATGGGGAGGCAAGAAGAGAATTAAAGCAGAATTCAATATCTGTGAATAAAGAGAAGGTCAAAGACGATTATATGATTACCTCAACCGATTTGATCAACGACAGATTTGTGCTTTTGCAAAAAGGCAGAAGAAATTATTTTGTTTTAGTGGTAGAGTAG
- a CDS encoding acyltransferase, with protein MIDPHKIFDISTTEEFKSIAMDVFRFQIDNNPIYTDFCNLLGRTKSNVTQLKEVPFLPIEFFKSKKIVVTTDIEQAIFSSSGTTGQVTSKHYITDLKLYQESYLQGFHHFYGDISDYCILALLPSYLERGGSSLVYMVDDLIKKSSHPESGFYLDEIDVLSEKLVKLDSEGQKAILIGVSYALLDMVEKNQLKLKNTIIMETGGMKGRRKEMIREELHEILQKGFGVETIHSEYGMTELLSQAYSNGNGIFRTPSWMEILIRDTEDPLTFQNYGKSGGVNVIDLANINSCSFIATQDLGKKYKDGSFEVLGRFDHSDIRGCNLMVL; from the coding sequence ATGATAGATCCTCATAAAATATTTGATATTTCTACAACAGAAGAATTTAAATCCATAGCAATGGATGTCTTCAGGTTTCAAATAGACAATAATCCAATTTATACCGATTTTTGCAATCTACTGGGAAGGACAAAATCAAACGTAACACAATTAAAAGAAGTTCCCTTTTTACCTATCGAATTCTTCAAGTCAAAAAAAATCGTTGTAACAACTGATATTGAGCAGGCCATCTTTTCAAGCAGCGGTACTACTGGACAAGTTACCAGTAAACATTACATAACTGATTTAAAGCTGTATCAAGAAAGTTATTTGCAAGGGTTTCATCATTTTTATGGCGACATTTCCGATTACTGCATTTTGGCTCTTTTGCCATCATACTTAGAACGCGGTGGGTCTTCTTTGGTATACATGGTTGATGATCTGATTAAAAAAAGCTCGCATCCTGAAAGTGGCTTTTATCTAGACGAAATTGATGTTCTTTCTGAGAAATTGGTAAAACTTGATTCCGAGGGCCAAAAGGCTATTCTCATTGGTGTTTCATATGCCCTATTGGATATGGTTGAAAAAAATCAACTAAAACTGAAGAACACCATAATCATGGAAACCGGTGGAATGAAAGGCCGGAGAAAAGAAATGATTCGAGAAGAATTACATGAAATTCTTCAAAAAGGATTTGGTGTTGAAACCATTCATTCCGAATATGGAATGACAGAACTACTTTCCCAAGCCTACTCCAATGGAAATGGAATATTTAGAACTCCATCTTGGATGGAAATCTTAATACGGGACACGGAGGATCCCCTAACTTTTCAAAATTATGGAAAAAGTGGAGGGGTAAATGTCATTGACCTTGCCAATATAAATTCATGTTCATTTATCGCAACCCAGGATTTGGGTAAAAAATACAAAGACGGGAGCTTTGAAGTCTTAGGACGTTTTGACCATTCTGACATTCGAGGTTGTAATCTCATGGTATTATAG
- a CDS encoding T9SS type A sorting domain-containing protein has product MGKVFIMTADKAPKKILIFDVLGTQVMQTTLLREELNVSELDAGVYVLRVYEKNKIATRKLIIK; this is encoded by the coding sequence ATGGGCAAAGTTTTCATAATGACGGCCGATAAAGCACCCAAGAAAATCTTAATTTTTGATGTTTTAGGTACTCAGGTAATGCAAACAACACTTCTTCGTGAAGAATTGAATGTTTCTGAATTGGATGCTGGAGTATACGTTCTTCGTGTCTATGAAAAAAACAAAATTGCAACCAGGAAGCTGATTATTAAGTAG